The DNA sequence AGGGGATAAATGGTCCAAACTTTGACATACTAAATAGGGGAGAGGTGTGATGACACaggtttttaatgtaaaaacttGCAGCCAACACCCAAATGCTTTGTAAAAAGTCATGTGACATATGACTTACTTACTTACATAGTTAGTACACATACACCAATGTTTTATTATACTTATAtatgtcttttttgtttgttgtctttttatctAGACCAGCCAGATACAGTACCGATTAATATACAGTCACATCtggaacaatatttaacatcaTACAGTCCGACCGTCAAAGAGGAATCCGCAGTTTTTCCAGGTCCATCCTCTCTATACTAACAttagaaattattattattgtatagaCTGGTGGTGATACTTGTCCTCGTATCTCGTGtcttctgtgcaaaagtttttttGAAAGAACCCAAAACATGATTGACATAACAGGATACCTGGCTGTTCACTTTACAGTTATgatgaagttttgttttttgttttttttttctctttttttctctttttaacaaTTAAAGATAAACAGTCACATCCAAACGCCACACCCCCTTGGCATgtcacagagacagaaaaaaattaaaaaatccaaAAGAAATGCTCCCCGTTTCAGGGTGGGAGGCAATGATGGAGAGGAAGGTTTATGACTACAGTGAGCAGCATCCTCCATTCGTACATTTTTTAGAATAAGGCACTGCTGCATAAAGAAAGGACATGGCCAACAAACCTCTCTGGGAGTATGATGGGGAGGCAGGATGAAGGGAGACTGTGTTCTTCTCCAGCAACTCACAGAAAGTTTGCATGTGTAAGTACATGTACTTGTGTTTATCGTTTGCTGTATGCAGGTTaaagtgtgtgcttgtgtcGTATGGCATGTCGacatattgtgtttttacatgtatgtttgtgtgtagctTTCCTCAGACTGTGCTCTCAAGCATCCACTCAGTGCTGCTGAATGTAACTCTCCTGTTGGCGAGCGGCGATGACTCCACGTTGAGCTGGTTGGTGGACTTGTGCCACCTCGTCCTCGCTCTGCGTGGGTAACTATGACTCTGAAATATGGAGTAATCCCCTCCGTCAAAAGAGAATCTGTGCCTAGTTCGTGCCAGCTCATTAGGGAGTAATCCCATGTTGGCCAGGGAACTTTTCTTGTCCTTGAGCCTCGGAGCCTCATTGGTGCCAGCATTCGGGCCTATGAGACACAGGGACATGGTGGAGCCTGTCAGGCTACTGTCCGTCTGCGTGTCCTCAGATGGGGGACCGGAGTGCTGTGCATCCAGGCTGgttcttctcttcattttttctaCAGTCAGAGGAGGCAGCTCCACCTCCAGGATGGCAGTGGTGGCTGCTGGATCCTCCTTCTTCTCGTTGTCCACCCTCAGCACCAGCGCCATGCACTCTTTGGGTGCCTCGGCTTCACGCTGGCCCTCGTCAGAAGGCTGCTTGGAGGTGGAGCGCTGTAGCCGCTGCTGGCTACCATTGGTCTGGGAGTGCATGGTGGAGCTGACCTTGGTTTTGCTGTCCTCTGGGCTGCTGTAGGCCTTGTAGCGGATCATCAGGATGATGATGAACACCAGCACTGAAGCAACAATTATACCACCGATAATGATGATCATAGTGCCTCCCAGGAACTGGCTGTGCATGAAGCGGCATTGGCTGACCTCACTGGCCGTGTGGAACTGCACGCAGCCAACCACACGTGTGGCTGTTAATGATGTGATGCCATCGTCGTAAACCGCCAGCACACAAAGGTCATATTCCCGCCCTGCGGCCAGATCATTGATTAAGAAATTCTTGCTGGTAGATGGGATCATTctgcagagaaaagaaacagtGCGGTGTTGAAGATGTAGAGGATTAATCATTGAAATTACAACGCCCACATTTACTGATTTGCATAAAGTGTATAAAATCACACAAAGGTGTGAGTTGcacacaacaaaaatgacaacaagGCCACTGCAGTTCTAGCATTAAATATAACTAATTCTGGTAGACAAACATATGCACAACACTTCATTAAAGTTGACTTATGAGAGAATATGTTATAATATGAAACAGCAGTGAGAAATGGCGCCAGTGGgttttgtgtataaaataacAGAGAAAGGTAAACTGCAAGGTGATAAATAAGGCAGATGAGGCTCACTGTCTAAAAAATACGCCACAACAGCTGCAGGCCCGGGACAGCTGACGCATGATGTGGAGACAGTTTCGATGTGTGAATACCTAAGGTCACATTTTGACAGCAACCGCAAGATTACATGACTCTAAATACGAAGGAGAAAAGCATTGTCTTCAGGTCAACATTGGCGTTAATATAATTAGAAGCGTGTTCCTTTTCCCTACAGGCGGACTTTGATGGTTATCATTTGTAGGTAATAATGTACCAcctaaagacaaaacaacactcAGCTCCATGCCTAAACTGGATGAGAAAATTATACAGGAGAGCGACTCATTATATCTGATAAAaacctgaagaaaaaaaagaaagtcgaCCACTATTATTAACTTGCTCCATGAATACATGAATCCTGAAATACTTTCCGTCTAAATTCAGTTCATTTGCGTCACATATTGGATAAGAAACACATCAAATCTTTTCTCATATTTAAAGGAGTATTTTAATAAGGCCTACAAATGGTAGTTTTTGCTTTAGTATTTTAACAAAGGGTGAGCTCATTTTGCATTTCCATTATGTTTCCATTAATTTAGCCTTTTTTATTAACAATTGCATCCTAACTTATACATTAAATTGCAACCTAATATAGGAAACCTTGTACTTgttggaaagtaactaaatacatttactcaagtgctgtagttaagtacaattttaaggtactttacttaagtattttcaTGTTATGCTACTTCTATATTAtatttctacttcactacattttgggtggaaacattttttaaaatctacagTTACTTTACAGATccagattttacataaaaaaatatatataagaaGCTTATAAATTCATTTTTCCCATTCATTTTTAGTTACTGTTTCACATTAAGACTTAACATCCAAAATGAtctaaaatatgatgcattgttatagataAAACTACCAAAAAGTatataaagcagttaaaatCAGCTTCACCTCCACcaactacaacattaaagtaCTGCTTACATGTTCATGCATGTTATAATGATCATATAATATAGGATATTAAGTACTTTACTTAACTACATTTTGTTGCTAAAACATCTGTACATTTAAGAAGTAAAATTGTGAATGCAGGGCTATCCTTTTAATGGAGTCTTTTTAGTTTTAGGAGTaggagtttgtgtgtttgtgtgtgtgtgtgtgtgtgttattgatctgaatacttcttctaccactgtaGCCAAGCCTATCATTAAACAACCACATTTAATCACACTCTGTGTTGCAACCAATTAATGCAGACACTTGCTAACGATACAAAACAGTTACATGTAGTGAAATAGTTGGCCCTCGTGTTATTGTTTATTGCCTTAATGATGCTGAAAAGGCCTCTTAGTCTTTCAGGGTGCTGGGGTCAAAAAATCTGTTCAGCAGATTGAAAAAATCTGCTCAGAGGTTGTTGaaaattgtacattttctgCATGttacaatacattttaatttgtagAAAAATATTCCTCCTCAGTTTATCCCACAGACTACACTATAGGGTTTCTGCTTATTTTTGGACATACTTGATCATTTTGCATCTTTGGGATCTGTCAATCCGCCGTAATGGACCGTTGTGTCATTAAGCAGATGGTAACTCCAGATGTCTTGCCTTTCCTCATGTCCCTGCTCTaccaccctcccctcccttcctacacccatccatccacccccTTCACCATGGCTTACCTGTACACCAAAGTGTCATCTGCTGTGCTGTTGTACTGTATCTGGTACATCCTAATGCCGGGGATATGGCGCTCAGATGGCCAACGGATCACAGCGGAGGAGGAGGTCAGCTCATTGACCATCACCCTCCTGTCCTGTTTGTCGTAGCCCTTGGTGTCATTGCCAGATTTGGAGGAGGTGGTGATATCTGAGAGTCCAGGGTCCTCACGCATGTGGCCTGTGTTGTTAACAAACAGGGGTAAGGGGATCATGTTGATctcaacagcagctgtgtcgATGCCTGCGGCATTGGATGCCACACAATTAAATGCCCCGCTGTCCTTCAGAGTGGTGATGAGAATATCAAGGGTGCCATTTTCATACAGGATGGTGCGGGAATTATTATGCACCAACTTGCCGTCTGGTGACCGCCAGTGAATGTCTGGGTCTGGATCACCCACGGCTTTGCATTTAAGAGTCACCCCTTGCCCCTCCATCACATACGGCTTAGTGACAGTATGTTTGGTGATCAATGGAGGCTCACAGATAAACTCCTCCTCTTGGATGGACCAGAAGTATTTGTCCATGAGATGTTCTGGTGAGGCGCAGGTCTCCAGATCATCCTCTCTGGTCAGCCTGCGCAGCCACAGCAGCTCACAGTTACAGTGAAGAGGGTTTCCACCAAAGCTCACAGCCAGAGTGGAGGAGCTGGAGCCCTTGGCGTCAGACAGGACCTGAGCGTGCTGGAACAGGCTGTCTGGTGGCAGCTTCTGCAGTCTGTTGGAGGTCATGTCCAGGCGGACCAGCTTGGTGAGCAGCGTGAAAGTCCCAGCACCAATGTGGTCAATCAGGTTGTGGTCCAATGTGAGTGTGTTAATATTGGTCATTCTGGCTATGGCTTCCCAGGGCAGGGTGCGCAGATTGTTATTGGAAAGATCCAAGTCCTCTATGGTGGAAACAAATTCATCAAAGGAGGTGTGGGCCACCTGGTGGATCTGGTTGTTTCCGAGGATGAGGTGCCGCAGGTTGATCAGGCCTTTAAAGTGGTCGCTCTTTATGACACTCAGGCGGTTTCCATCCATGTGGAGCGCCCGCAGGGATCGCAGGCCGACAAAGGCATGGGGGGTGATCTGGCTGATGGTGTTGCGGGACAGGGTGAGGTGGACCAAACTAGTCATGTTGAAAAAGTCTTTCCTGCGGATGATGGTTATGAAGTTGTCGGTGAGCCGCAGCTCAACGGTCTTGCGGTCAATGGTGGGGGGCACAAACAACAGGCCAGTCTTAGCACAGAGCAGAGTCAGAGTGGGGGAGAGGTGCTGGCAGATGCAGCGGCCAGGACAGCTGTATCCCTTCACCAGAGCTGCACACAGCAGCACGCACAGAACCAGCCGGTCCATTGTTGatgagtttccaggtcctgtgAGTGAGACAGACAAAGGGAAATAGAGAGATGCACAGTCAAAAAATAGAGATCTTCGAATTAATAAATAGCATCATAGCCTTTATGAGAGCCTGCTGCAAAAATCCAGAGTCTGACCGAAATTGCTGAGAATACCAGCAAGGTATCAATCACAAAATGAAATGGAGCTTTTCTGAAATAATGGCACCTGGCATGATGAAAGGCTGCACCAACGCTGTCAGAAACCCATGTCTCTGTACCCTTTTAATGgaaataacaatattttttgtgcCACCAGGCTGCATCACCACTGAACCGTAAAATTCTTTGAATGATCACAGGACACTTTTCCTTTATTAGCTAACTCTGGCAAATACATTTCCATCATGTAacaaggtttgtgtgtttttcttgctctaAATTCCACATCAGCAAGGAGAATTAAAGGTAGAAAAGGGCGCTTGTCAGCACTGCTCAAGGATTTTTATGACCTTTTCATGCTCTCTGCTCTCCCTATGCTTCAGAGATGTACTGCAAAATTAGACAGAAACCTGTCATGTAaatcacagcaacaaaaaataaaggTGAAACGGCGGAAATAGGGCTTGTTTTCAAGTCTATCCGATGGGGGCATTATTGAATGATTCTCAGGTTTTGAGGATGTTCTGATTCTCTGATTCCCATTTAGAGGTATTGATTTCAGACTCAGAGAGAACACGCCTGTGGTGACAGGAGTAAAAAGTGATCCTTGGCTGTAATAACCATAAGAGACCCCTGTGGAGCACAAACGTTGATGTGCTGATGCCACATTGCCAGCGCTTTTACCCTCTTTGGCATCCATCTTGATTGCTAATGCCTTAAGCTTCACTGTTGATGAGAAAGCCTGTTAACGTTGATAAAGTGAAGGGACGACAACTGACTTCGCTTTTCTAGGTTTAGAGAATGACATAAGGGTTTCTTTGACCCGCCACCCCATCCAACCCCACAGGGTGACAACTTGGATCCCTGTCAGATCCAATATGTCAATcaacagcaatattttttttaagatccAGCATAATTATTTTGATTCACTCAGCGAAAACTGGCTGTGGactttaaacacaaacagtgtCTGATTTTCGCTGTTTTTGATGCTTTATCCAATTTGTCATGACTAATTTTAGCACCTCTTTATCTACTTTCCACCATGTTGAGGTGGTGGTGACGTCCTTAACACCAGCAATTTTGTCCCCCCATTTTGCCCAAAGCAAAAGCATCAAATGCTCCCAGAACCAATAGTCctaaatttaatttgatttaaaatgcCTGCGGTGAAATTTGTGGAATATTTTAAATGCCACATGTCAAAGctccttttctccttctgtcAGACTTTACCTTATGTACATTCTTTTTGGTGTGCACACAGACTCACCCATGTCttggtctgaacacatttcGTTTCAAGTTATTATGAATGTTCAAAATAGTGTGACAAGTGAGAAATTGCGAGGGCATTGCTGTCATTTTACATCAACCTGCGTTACTTTTGCCAGCCAGCAAAGAAAATTCTTAGTTGCTTTTCTGTTTCGCTCTCTTGCACTAtctctgatacacacacacacacacacacacacagctggctTTCTACTGTCTGACAGACAACAGGGCACCTTATTTACTATGATCActtctgtccaatcagagctCTCATTAAAATCTGGATTtatgtgatgtcattttcttaGGGAAGTAGAACAACTTGAAGCACAAGCTCCCATCAGTGGGATCGTTTCCAGGGTGCTGCTCGAATTTATTCAACACTGGCAGTTGAATTACTTCTACTTCATACTACATTTCATTAGACCAGAGTGTGTTTAAGAAAGACACAAGCCCCCCACCTACTCTTGGTTTGTGTTTACACTTCCAACCATCTTGTTCTAACTCTGCAGGCTAAAATATAACCTCCAACTGTGAGAAAGAACCGCCCTAACTATTTTAAAGTCCACTTCCTTCATCTATTAAAAAAATACGCATGCAGGATAAAACAACATGCACATAGTTATTTTCTGTGTTAATTCATACTGAGGTTAAACCATTTTcttgtgcaaaaacacacactaggTGGAACATATCCAACCCCCTTGagagaatttatttatttagcaaagCTCTTTTATTGTTGGCAGCACAGTATGCCTGCCTTGTCAAAATTAATTCCCCAAATTTCCCTTTTTAAGAAGCTGAGAGAGTTATAACATTAAAGCAGGCCACAGAAGCGCAGATCATACTTCATGTTAAATAAAGTCCTATATAATagtgatggagagacagagagagagaaataatatataaaactgtTGCCCGTGTTTGTTAAATTTCAGTATAATAGTGACCTTGCTTGATTGTGTTATTATTCAGATGGTAACTAGACCACAAAGCTCATGGTTTCTCAGAGGACCATCTGTGCCAGAGCGTTTCCTGCCACACCGTCGAGGATACTCTATTGATCTTTCAGCATCTCAGGGAGGGGGAAAACTTTGTTGCCACGGCAACTCTGGTGTAGAATGTAGGTCTTTGAATTGCATTAAGATGATGTTGAGCCGCCTGAACAGCCAAGGCCTCAATCTTAATGGGTGCTGAGAAGGTAAGAAGGAACATGAACAGATGTATGAATGGCCgaggaaattaaaagaaaagggCAGCTCTACCTCTCATTTCTATTTCTGCTTTATTGCTTAATATTAGTGCCGGCCACCAAATCAATATGTAGATAGCAGGAGAGAGCACAAGGTGAACTAGAGTTTATGGGGTTTTTTGTGTCCAGTCATGCAGGAGCATCAAATTTCACAGAGGATTACTAAgacacatttaatttaaaacaaccaTGTATTCACATTCTGACAATTTAACAATCTGATTAAACTAAAAtcataataaacaaaattgcACATTTAGCAACACCTATGCTTACAATGATACACATtctatgcatgcatgcacatttaaatatgcacatactgtatgtacatatatgctAGTTGTGAAAAATCAGCATCTGCCGCTGAGTTTGATAACTTGAAGTGTTGTGTAGTtgtaagtaaactttatttgtaaacTCCACTTCAAGTTTCTCCCTATTTACTTGTGAACATAGCAAAGtgatcattttcattgaaatttGAAGATTTGCACCCTTAAGCCACCCATGAGTGAACCTGACATTCAACATTATACTCAAGTTTTGATCTATACCAGATCCTAAAATCCACTGAATTAACACAGGTTcgaatgttaaaaaaaaaccctgcagacCTGCAGAAAACAACCTCAATATAACATGTAATGATGAATAAGATATGAAATGTTGATCGGATTTTAGCCAGCGGCTGAAAATAAACACTGGTGAAACAGCACACCCTGTTTTTTGACTccatatcaaaataaaaaacttttataTAGAATCTGGTTGAATTCAAAACATTCTATGGGtctaaaaaacttaaaataatttcgtaacacagctaactgtgtaaaatcctaaaaaaaaacatttcttatttttaaaatattcagtattGTTCAATTTAGTATTCAGCTCTGCAGATACTGGCTTCTTTATCTGTATGAGTTTTATTTGGATAGGACAGAAATATCTCTATTTCCaaataactattggatggattgtcatgaaaatTTGTAGAGACATACATGGTTCCCACAGGATGAAACCTATGGACATTGGTGATCCCCTGGCTTTTCCTCTAGCATCATCATCAGGTCCATCACTTTGGTTAATGATGAAATACCTGCAACACTAATGATGTCATCAATGTTGGTGTTAAGGAcagtgaaaaaaattaaatagagGGAGGTGCTCCTGCATCAGGAGGTAGAAAGGTGAGATACATTTTCATTCTATATTGTTTAAAAGTGTTTATATAGTTGAGTCTTTATGACCAAGTTCC is a window from the Thunnus thynnus chromosome 7, fThuThy2.1, whole genome shotgun sequence genome containing:
- the lrfn1 gene encoding leucine-rich repeat and fibronectin type III domain-containing protein 1, which translates into the protein MDRLVLCVLLCAALVKGYSCPGRCICQHLSPTLTLLCAKTGLLFVPPTIDRKTVELRLTDNFITIIRRKDFFNMTSLVHLTLSRNTISQITPHAFVGLRSLRALHMDGNRLSVIKSDHFKGLINLRHLILGNNQIHQVAHTSFDEFVSTIEDLDLSNNNLRTLPWEAIARMTNINTLTLDHNLIDHIGAGTFTLLTKLVRLDMTSNRLQKLPPDSLFQHAQVLSDAKGSSSSTLAVSFGGNPLHCNCELLWLRRLTREDDLETCASPEHLMDKYFWSIQEEEFICEPPLITKHTVTKPYVMEGQGVTLKCKAVGDPDPDIHWRSPDGKLVHNNSRTILYENGTLDILITTLKDSGAFNCVASNAAGIDTAAVEINMIPLPLFVNNTGHMREDPGLSDITTSSKSGNDTKGYDKQDRRVMVNELTSSSAVIRWPSERHIPGIRMYQIQYNSTADDTLVYRMIPSTSKNFLINDLAAGREYDLCVLAVYDDGITSLTATRVVGCVQFHTASEVSQCRFMHSQFLGGTMIIIIGGIIVASVLVFIIILMIRYKAYSSPEDSKTKVSSTMHSQTNGSQQRLQRSTSKQPSDEGQREAEAPKECMALVLRVDNEKKEDPAATTAILEVELPPLTVEKMKRRTSLDAQHSGPPSEDTQTDSSLTGSTMSLCLIGPNAGTNEAPRLKDKKSSLANMGLLPNELARTRHRFSFDGGDYSIFQSHSYPRRARTRWHKSTNQLNVESSPLANRRVTFSSTEWMLESTV